The Ziziphus jujuba cultivar Dongzao chromosome 12, ASM3175591v1 sequence tatatcaagcTGTTGTTTGCCGCTTTTCTTATGCtgcttttcttctatttttgttcttttatatggttaacctttttattttttatttttggttggtcaAAGCAGAGTCAAAACATTTTGTTCCTGAACAAAGTTTTGAAAGCAAAAGACTAAAAAACTTAATTATATACACCGTATTCATATGGATGATGTGATGTATAATAGTTAGACGctcataataaatatttgtaggGTCTACCTCTTTTATTTTGAGATTGTGCACATAGGTTGATGGATTTATGTTTCATCGTTACCCTTTTTGTATATAGAACCTAATAGTCAGTATGGAAGAGGGTCCAATTTGGGTTCCACCAATAATCCATCTAATGATATGTCTTctgttttattgattaatacatctctttaactattttaaaaaattaagaaatcatTGGTTGGTTTATGTAGGTTTTTCTCCGATGCCGCACGTCGAGTTAATCATTCATTTATTTGCTAATCAAATCCCACATTTCACCAACAATTTACTGAGATGACCAAACCATAATGAGCAGAGAATCATGGAATGTAtacaaaatccaatcaaatcaCATATAGCACACAACCAATTATAAACCATCTCCAAAAGCAAAACCAAAAAACCAACGACTCGAAAATAATCAATGGACAAAAACCAACGACTAGAAAATAATCAAAGGTAGAGTAAAAAGGgtgtaaaaataacaaaaataacataagAAATGTCAAAGGGTTGGAGGCATCAATATGGCAGCTATTGAATTAGAGAtttgtttgctttattttattttattggtcaCTTCATGGACAGATTATgtgcatttatataaaattaaaaattttttgcaaattatatacatgtttaatataacaataatacaagactcaccaaaatttttatcaaatttattgacCAAGTGAAGTTTAATatttaatggaatttttttaatttattttttattttaaaattcacatATCCATACTTAGGTAATATAATATactaatcaataatattttaacatatgtcattcaataaatatttttgcacCTATAGCGTTGCtttctttgtatatatatttttttaattttaggggTCAACATATAGTCAAGAGAAGAGAAACTTTTATTGAATTgcactatatattttttttgggcaaatacTTTAAATGATAGTTGTTTTTCCTCTTGCAAAACgtaaaacattaaataaataaataaataaaaactaactgcaatattaaaaaaaaatcaaataactaAAACTAGCTAagtgagtctttttttttttttttttcctttttggtgaGTAGCTAAGTAAGTTAGGTTGGTTCAATGACATACCTCTCATTTTTTACACACTCGTGATCGAATACCCCTCTCCCCCACTTTgaattaaaatcttatttgtaATAAACaacactaaataaataaataaaaactgaaaaacttttcatattataattaaaatgaacTTCATCATTTtaaaagatgttttttttttttttttttgtcgcaTATCATTTATCATACATGTATGTTTGAatatctataaataaataaaccatttAACATTATCGAATGGAATTAGGGGGTGATTCATAGTACAGCAGCAATCTCGcctaaaatttaacattttttagcTAAATCTTCACATTGCATaacaaattaagaagaaaaaaaattctgcgTTCAACTTAAAAAGGCCTCgggctatttttatttttttcaattttttttttaaatatccaaattccACTTTCTAATTCCCATTTTTTCCTGGAAAAGATTTTCACGGATCTCACATTCGAGTGATAATTTGAAAACGACCAAACCAGGTCTAGcattaaatcataaaatataatagaatccAATCAAGGTACATTGGAGACATGATACAACCATGCATGACCAAAAATACATTGGAGACATGATACAACCATGCATGACCAAAACTAACATCTCCAAAAGCAGAAAACAAAACCAACGGCtacaaaattaatgaaatgTCAAACAAAAAGCggttaaaaaaatccaaaaaagaacATAATTAGCTATTCAATTTTGTGGCAGGTTATAGAGttaggtatttatttatttatatattaggtTACCATATGGAATTCGAAAATTTGGAAATATTATGAGACAAACTTCAATAGAATAATGCTAAGAGGTAATAAAATCAGTTAATTAATGCATATGAAttacattttataaaaataaaaaaaaaagtcaatcaaGTACATTAAATATGCAATATAAAGCATTGCTCTAGCAGCAAagtcggttttttttttttttttcagttattatcctttaaaattttgaattaaattctATAACAGACAATAAAAGCCAATAAAAATCTCCCTAGTAAATTTTGTCAGTGACTGGGTCAGgcacttcattgcacttttacCCAAACAGCTGGGCTTGGAACTCCAGCGTGGACAACAAACAGCATATAATAACCAGGTGGGGCTACTGTACCCGTGGGTGGCCCACCAACCGTGATCTTGTAAGCAAACGTGGACAGTTGTGCCAAGCTGACCACTTCCATAACCAACATCCGCTGGTTCATACCCAAAGAGTGTGTCGAAAACGACGGCGTCATGAGCACGACTGAGATCCCAAGGTTTGGACGGTGCAAAGCAAGCACGAACACCACCGAAAACCTTTGACCGTAGAATACGATCCTCTGTCTTGATCCGACGGAGATGATCGAGGGCCGTAGCGGAACAAACTGTGGGTCCAAGTAATATGGATGGAAGGCCTCCAAGCTTAACTCAGTTGGGTAAGGATACGCTGTGAAGTTATACAACTTATGCGGATTACTTCCACCCACTAATATTCTGCCATCTGGCAATAACACCGCAGTGGAGTGGTACATTCTGGGGATTCTTGACGGGTTGAGGACCATGAATCTCCGCTCCGGGTCGGGTTCGTAAGTGAGATAGAGAACCGGATTAAAAACCGGGTTAACCGCATCTTCCCAACCCGCCGTGCCTTTGGTGGCGCCGTTGATGATGATTACGTCGCCGGTGGGTAAAAGCACCATTTCGGACATGACCCGGGGCATGGGCATTTCCTCCATGACCCATTTTGGTTTCGGGTCGGTCACTCGGATCCTTCCGCAGGTATTCGACGCGGAGACGAAGATTCTCGCTCTGTTGGACATGTTAAAAGCACCGGGCGGTGAACCACCGCAGATCATAACCTGGGCCTCGGGCAGAACGGTGCCGTTTCTCCTCCAATCCAATCTGAGAGGAAGAAGCACCGAAGAACCAGTGCTGGGATAGTTCCTTTTAAAATCTCCTGGAATGATCGGAAACTCTCTGACAACGGAATTACGATTGTAGTCAAACAAGATTGACCGCTTGTTCGCGAAGATGAAGAGGTTTCCGTCGGGCAAAAGATGCAAGAACGGATAAAGATTGTTCTCCTCGTACGGATCCCTGGTCTCCTTCAGAAAGCTCAAATAATACAGTTTCGAAAACGACCCGTCGTTCGCCGATTTCTTGGGGAAGAACTCGTAGGAAAAAGCCAGCCTCCCTCCGACAATGATTGTCCTGCCGTCCGGCAACACTTGGTTCGTGGCGTACCACCGCCGTTCCCAGAGTTTCGTGCTCAGCTCCGTCCAATCCGAGCGGTTGTCATCGCTCGGCGGGAACGTACGGACCTTCCGAATGCCTTCGCCGTAACCGCCCGTCTGGACTAGAACCCCATCGGGGTTTACGGAGCCCGACGAACACCACGTGTCGGTGTGTACAGTAAGCGGACGGAAGGTGTTCGAAACGATGTCGTAGAGAAGAGAGTGTGCCGTGCAGTCCGTGCCTCTCGGAGAGCGAATGCATTTGTCGTGCGGGAGTGAGAGATTGGAGGGACCCACGTCGGTTCTGTCGAAGATGACGAccttgttgcttttgagaagcTGCATGTGCATGGCTGAGACTCCGACGCTTGAATGGAGAAGAAACCAGTGACCACCTGAGATTGTATCCAATGATGGCGTCGTTTTGGCCGAACCGTTAAAGACCGACGTGGAAACCTCGAACAGACAGGAAAGACCGATGAGGTAGAAGAAAAATGAGGGTGGTCGAAAAGGGTTCTTGATGAACGACGCCATTAATGGTCGTTTTCTTGGTTTTCTTGCGGctctttcttttatatgttaTTTGTGGTTGGACTGTTGGAAATGATTGCTGTGAGAAAAGGAAAGgcgttttaaatttgtttctaTTGGAGGGTGAGAGGCTTAGCCAGTGATCAGTGAAACTCTTTTCGAAGTGATTAGCGAAGTACTACCACACACGGCTACATTCTCTTTTATATGTCCGATCCTAAATATATACCAGCTTTGCTTGTCCAAtactacttttatttattttgactaATCCAAaatcgtgtgtgtgtgtgtgttttttttattttattttattttattttattttatttttatttttattttttttatttttattttttatctctctctctcctggttgttgctgctgctgttgttaaTCAAAATCAAGGGGTTAAATAGGTGTTTATAAATGgtcatattgaaaaaatagttttatactTGGACACCCTTAGCACTTGACATAGTATTATATTCATCAGGCTTGAAGTGATATaagtattataataataataataataataataatagtaaaccaCTGAAGGTGATAATTTAGGGGAAAAAACTAGTCGAACCATCACATGTGAAGAATTGGAAATTGTGGTTCGAGTTTTGGTATATTCCTTTTGCTTCGGAAAGTCTAATGTTACAATGCTACGTGATCAAGAGATCTTTTTTTCATTCATAAACCACACAcatacaaacatatataaatatgacagcgcgcgcgcgcacacacacacacatcattttaaataagatttattttgttttattaaattaaaatttatcttcaatgatcattaaattatatcaaagatcagaatataaaattcaaaaagtaatcAAATATAGGTTTAATTATATAGTAAAATCTTATTATAAAAACTAAATCATGTTGAGAatcgataattaataaatataattttaattctcaaattttaatataattcaaaGGAAATTCTTATGTTAAACTTTATATTAAAGACTTGactatatgtatttatatgtcaacattagatattaatatttaattattgtaaatagGAGCAGTGATTAGTTGTACtatagattaattttatgaataattgtgattgattttatttccttatgttatataaatttgtatttttatataccTCATTAATGGGGGATAATTAATATatcacaaaaatattatttcaaatttttaatatatataatatctaattattgtaaataatagcAGAGATTAGTTGTACCATTGATTAATTTTTAGGAATAgttgtaattgattttatttccttatgtttatttatatacctCATGGAAGGATGATAGTTAATATatcacaaaaatattatttaaaatttctagttcctaaaatataagaatagtttttttgttttaatcgaatatatattgtaataataataggttttttttaaaaaaaaaaaaaaaggggggaggggggggggggggggggggggggcggcaAGAGACAGAGTTGCATCACCAAGCCTCGAAACAAAGGCCCGAGATCATCAGTAATGGCCATCAACAACTAAACTGTCTCAAAGAGACTATAGTATGTTGATATGGACTTTAGTTCTTGTCCAAATCCTAGATAagagaatttatatatacatacatacatatatatacggaaattctacgGTGAGGACAGTCCATATGAGGACCGTAATATTAGTGACTGTTTTTCATactattaacgacggtttcttagaaaatcgtcatcaatactatgaaaaaccgtcaccaatactgtggtccgcatgaggaccgtctgcaccatagacggactatatatatatataatagataggTAGAGGAAGAATCCTCTGGTTTTGGATTTTAAAGCTTTATTAAATAATGGATGGTTCTATGGCAAAAGATAAATattaccaaataaaatatttctgatTTATCTAAATTAGAAATACCCCAGCTAACAAGAGACCTTATTCTATAAGTATAGCtataatgtattttttgatatttgtcaaattgaatttttaaaattcaccTATGAAATAAAATGAGTTTGAACAAATTTGTTTAAAAGGtatgaatttgattaattagttaGTTACTTATCGGAAGTGCTTGATCATATTTAATTGGATTTGAAATGTGTGACTTATAACAGTGtacattaatataatttatatccaTTATGTGATACATTCTATTTAGCGATGGGAATCTATTATACTGTGTCAAATCATATCGTATATCTATTGTCATATCAAATTAGATATTCAGATAGACATAAGTACTCTTCGTGTGtttcagccaaaaaataaaataaaataaaataaaaagtactcTTCCTGTGTTAGAGCCAAACCAATCAAACCATGGGGGAGGGTTTGGAATTTGGATGCCAATTAAATAAGATGAGGCCTAATTTAgtcacatatataatatatccaaatgcataattttatcttttttttaattacaaactTAAGGGATTTTCACCCAAATTCATATTTGAATCCTGTACTTAAAGGTATATTCTCAATAGTTTTAATACTAAATTAAGCATATAAGTACTGTATACAAAACTTAATCACATGTTGTAGTTAAACATACATTTAGTCACATATATTTAGTAATGAAAGGTTGTTTGAGTTATGCTATTTGTATCATGAAATATTGTAATCAAAACATATATTTGACtcactattttatatttaatgacAAAATGTAATTTGAAACAAAATGTTATATGATTTTATCTAAGAcaattgaatattatataaaaaaatatattagctgTATACAATCCTCATATAGATACatgaatgagagagagagagagagagagagggaggtaATTGATTCTACCTTCTTAGTTTTTATACATCCAGAAAAATTCAAACCGTCTTGTGAAATTCATAAAGTTCGTAAACTCCATCAATCCTATGGGTCACTGCATACTTCAaggaaaaccagaaaaaaataaaataaaataataaaaaagaaggttAATTTACAATAATGGCTCTTAGCACCTTATATTAACCGTTtctataatatacatatatatatatatacagtccatttatggtgcggacggtcctcatgtggACTACAGTATTGATCCGCATGAGGACCATCCGcatcataaaattttcatatatatatatatatatatatataagagtatATTATGGTGCACACGGTGCACATGCGGACTGTAAATATTGATgacagtttttttaaaaaaaaacatcgtCAATATTCTTTCTGTGTATGAATATTGACGACAGTTGAATATTGacgatggtttttgaaaatacCATCCATCATCAATATGCATGATCCGCATATAAACTGTTTACACCATAATtttgttctatatatatttatatttatattgtgtAAATATTGGAAAAAAGTATAAACAGGAGGTTTTGCATCATCTGTCATAGTCAGCACTCAACGgactatatttatcaaaattaaacacTCAATGGACTATAAATTAACGGtttcatatatatgtactttgaattttgatatccatcaagcaaatcaattaatttgttTGTGAAGGTAAAAACTAGAGTTTTACTGTTATCATTAGTGAATATTAACCGTCTACGTGGTAAACTTTTAATCGagaacatttaattttattattatctatattaaaaatttaaaaataaaccatttaatagtaataatttaaattatattatataaattctattaCAGTGAtcattcaataataataataaataacatttttttctaaaaattaaagcaatatTATCGCATCAATTTGCAAGTAAAAATCATTAATTCAAAgttatattttcaataagataaattaatatttagtaCACTgacatggaaatttgataaggtATACACAACTAATCAAATATTGCCATGTCTAGGGTGGGTAAGacaactttctttttttaagacaactttctttttttaacaatattaaaCTCATTATACCTGAGGAAGGAGGGGAATTTTATCCAGATTAAAGTTTAAACTTCAAAAGCCAAAGGTGTATTAGGTTTCTGCTAAGCATAATTTTTGGGAAACAATTATGACtttgctaaaactttatttttgaaagtttttaaACAATTATCTAAATGaactcggaaaaaaaaaaattctaaccaaagcaaataaaaaataatttctcatGAAGCGTTTtggaaaagcaaaaataaagataaaaactatataaaaaaatcactaaCATTAAATGTCACTCATTAAAGTCCTATTTGATATAGCTTCTTCTGCAGTGATAGACCCAGAAAATTTTTTCAAGGGGCATGGTTATATAATATGGTTTgcttgttctctaattattgaTGGAAAAGATACAAGCATATAGAAAATGGAGTtgtttttgtaatattatagtCCATTAGTTAAACTTATTAACCGAACTAAATAGAGTTaaatacttttgtttttttccaattttttcataggattttttttttctaaattttttaaaaagaaaaatatgactTTAATACTTAAGCAAATATATCAACCACAAATACATTAGAAATCaatttaacataaataaatatactactcgagggaagggaaaaaaaaaaaaaacaaggttaATTATAGAGGGtttaatcaaagaaaataaatagaaaactagaaaaagaaattacaaaatgAATCCATAATCACAATTAAAAGATTGAACTCCTCTACAAATAAGCATTATAATTGAagatattaaaaacattttagctTCTTAGCTTCTTGGAATTTATCTTTTGTTCTAAGGGGTATAGTTTGCTTCGAGTGATTCTAAATCTTGGACTGTAAAGAGTCCCGACTGGTTGCTCTCTTTACTTGAAGAGGAATTTGTgtagttttatttctttttaataaagttTGGTGATTttagtttaaacaaaaaaaaaaaaattatatctgtGTAGAAGTatattaaaaagatattatagttctaaaaatttattaataaatattatagatATATTAAGAGATTAAGATTGTAAATAAGTGATAGAAATATTAATAGGAGAAAAATGGGAAAtgaattgatattaaaaaaataataataataaaggggggaaatgaatttaaaaaagtcATGAATTACGGACGGTGTGGGAAGAATGTGAGACACTGAGACGGGGCACACTCATATTTTGAGAGGCTAAAttggtaaatgaaaatatattattaaaaaatttttaaaggcCAAAAATACTTGGGGCAGCGTGTGGGTCCGCCCATATTCTATGAGAAACACCTTTGGAGAAGAGGAAGAATAAGACGTCCATGTGCTATGAGAATTAATAGCCAAAAATATTCGGGGCATATGTGGGTCCGCCTATATTTTATGAGAAACTATTTCGgttgttattaatgtttaaaattttgatatatatttagaaatattaaaaatttaattataatttttttttataaaaatattaaaaaatattaaatatttataaaaatttataaaaaatatggaaatcgataaaaatttgtttaaaaaaataaatttttttattagaattgtaaaattagtttatttaattaatcaactatcaaattaattataaaaattattaaaatattaaatatatatatatatatatattatttttttaatcaatttaatttataataaatagtaatgattataaataaattattattaataaaaatataaaaaatatatatttttatatataaatatatatatatatatattataaaattattaaataattattacaattacattatatttcataaatatctttttcatattcatataactcttaaatatttgaaaattgttGATTCCTtcctcattttcattttaagatgtaacatataaaaagtaattattaaaatatatatttccttataatttttcatttaattgttaatatatCAACCACAAgaatcttgtattaaatatgGTTGTCTAtgatatttagtataatatgttctatcattttttatttttagttacttagtattattaatttaaatgctatcaatacCAATTCTACAtactattgtatttttatgttattatttttcattttt is a genomic window containing:
- the LOC125418775 gene encoding aldehyde oxidase GLOX is translated as MASFIKNPFRPPSFFFYLIGLSCLFEVSTSVFNGSAKTTPSLDTISGGHWFLLHSSVGVSAMHMQLLKSNKVVIFDRTDVGPSNLSLPHDKCIRSPRGTDCTAHSLLYDIVSNTFRPLTVHTDTWCSSGSVNPDGVLVQTGGYGEGIRKVRTFPPSDDNRSDWTELSTKLWERRWYATNQVLPDGRTIIVGGRLAFSYEFFPKKSANDGSFSKLYYLSFLKETRDPYEENNLYPFLHLLPDGNLFIFANKRSILFDYNRNSVVREFPIIPGDFKRNYPSTGSSVLLPLRLDWRRNGTVLPEAQVMICGGSPPGAFNMSNRARIFVSASNTCGRIRVTDPKPKWVMEEMPMPRVMSEMVLLPTGDVIIINGATKGTAGWEDAVNPVFNPVLYLTYEPDPERRFMVLNPSRIPRMYHSTAVLLPDGRILVGGSNPHKLYNFTAYPYPTELSLEAFHPYYLDPQFVPLRPSIISVGSRQRIVFYGQRFSVVFVLALHRPNLGISVVLMTPSFSTHSLGMNQRMLVMEVVSLAQLSTFAYKITVGGPPTGTVAPPGYYMLFVVHAGVPSPAVWVKVQ